The Ovis canadensis isolate MfBH-ARS-UI-01 breed Bighorn chromosome 18, ARS-UI_OviCan_v2, whole genome shotgun sequence genome has a segment encoding these proteins:
- the MAN2A2 gene encoding alpha-mannosidase 2x isoform X3, which produces MKLKKQVTVCGAAIFCVAVFSLYLMLDRVQHDPARHQNGGNFPRSQISVLQNRIEQLEQLLEENHEIISHIKDSVLELTANVEGPPALLPYYVANGSWVVPPEPRPSFFSISPQDCQFALGGRGEKPELQMLTVSEELPFDNVDGGVWKQGFDISYSPHDWDTEDLQVFVVPHSHNDPGWLKTFDKYYTEQTQHILNNMVSKLQEDPRRRFIWAEVSFFAKWWDNISAQKRAAVRRLVGNGQLEIATGGWVMPDEANSHYFALIDQLIEGHQWLEKNLGATPRSGWAVDPFGYSPTMPYLLRRANLTSMLIQRVHYAIKKHFAASHSLEFMWRQTWDSDASTDIFCHMMPFYSYDVPHTCGPDPKICCQFDFKRLPGGRISCPWKVPPRAITEANVAERAGLLLDQYRKKSRLFRSNVLLVPLGDDFRYDKPQEWDAQFFNYQRLFDFLNSKPDLHVQAQFGTLSDYFDALYKRTGVEPGARPPGFPVLSGDFFSYADREDHYWTGYYTSRPFYKNLDRVLEAHLRGAEILYSLAVAHARRAGLASQFPLSNFALLTDARRTLGLFQHHDAIAGTAKEAVVVDYGVRLLRSLVSLKQVIMNAAHYLVLGDKKAYHFDPEVPFLQMDDTRLNHDALPERTVIQLESSPRYVVLFNPLEQERLSVVSLLVSSPRVRVLSEEGQPLAVQVSAHWSSATDMVPDVYQVSVPVRLPALGLGVLQLQQGLDGPRTLPSSVRVYLHGRPLSVSRNEAFPLRVIDSGTSDFALSNRYMQVWFSGLTGLLKSVRRVDEEQEQRVDMEFLVYGTRLSKDKSGAYLFLPDGEAKPYVPRDPPVLRVTEGPFFSEVVACYEHVHQVVRLYNLPGVEGLSLDVSSLVDIRDYVNKELALRIRTDIDSQGIFFTDLNGFQVQPRRYLKKLPLQANFYPMPVMAYLQDAQNRLTLHTAQALGVSSLHNGQLEVILDRRLMQDDNRGLGQGLKDNKRTCNHFRLLLERRTLGREPGFFSKLAAMFRGLIFHSSRNRNREVRASDGVSN; this is translated from the exons ATGAAGCTGAAAAAGCAGGTGACAGTGTGTGGGGCTGCTATCTTCTGCGTGGCTGTCTTCTCGCTCTACCTCATGTTGGACCGAGTACAGCATGATCCTGCTCGACACCAGAACGGTGGGAACTTCCCCCGG AGTCAGATATCTGTGCTACAGAACCGCATTGAACAGCTGGAACAGCTGTTGGAGGAGAACCATGAGATCATCAGCCACATCAAAGACTCTGTGCTGGAGCTGACAGCCAACGTGGAGGGCCCACCCGCCCTGCTGCCCTACTATGTGGCCAACGGCTCCTGGGTGGTGCCGCCAGAGCCCCGGCCCAGCTTCTTCTCCATCTCCCCTCAAGACTGCCAGTTTGCTTTGGGGGGCCGCGGCGAGAAGCCAGAGCTGCAG ATGCTGACTGTATCAGAGGAGTTACCGTTTGACAACGTGGATGGCGGCGTGTGGAAGCAAGGCTTCGACATTTCCTACAGCCCGCACGACTGGGACACCGAAGACCTGCAGGTGTTTGTGGTCCCCCACTCTCACAATGACCCCG GCTGGCTCAAGACCTTTGACAAGTACTACACAGAACAGACCCAGCACATCCTCAACAACATGGTGTCCAAGCTGCAGGAGGACCCCCGGCGGCGCTTCATCTGGGCAGAAGTCTCCTTCTTTGCCAAGTGGTGGGACAACATCAGTGCCCAAAAGAGAGCAGCAGTCCGAAG GCTGGTGGGAAACGGGCAGCTGGAGATTGCAACAGGAGGCTGGGTGATGCCGGACGAGGCCAACTCCCACTATTTTGCATTGATTGACCAGCTCATTGAGGGCCACCAGTGGCTGGAGAAGAACCTGG GTGCAACTCCGCGCTCGGGCTGGGCGGTGGACCCCTTTGGATACAGCCCCACCATGCCTTACCTGCTGCGCCGTGCCAACCTGACCAGCATGCTCATTCAGAGGGTACACTACGCCATCAAGAAGCACTTTGCTGCCAGCCACAGCCTGGAGTTCATGTGGAGGCAGACCTGGG ACTCGGATGCCAGCACAGACATCTTCTGCCACATGATGCCTTTCTACAGCTACGATGTCCCCCATACGTGTGGCCCGGATCCCAAGATCTGCTGCCAGTTCGATTTCAAGCGCTTGCCTGGCGGGCGTATCAGCTGCCCTTGGAAGGTGCCGCCCCGGGCTATCACGGAGGCCAATGTGGCTGAGAG ggCAGGCCTGCTCCTGGACCAGTACAGGAAGAAGTCCCGGCTCTTCCGGAGCAACGTGCTCCTGGTGCCGCTGGGCGATGACTTCCGCTACGACAAGCCCCAGGAGTGGGACGCCCAGTTCTTCAACTACCAGCGGCTCTTCGACTTCCTCAACAGCAAGCCTGACCTCCATGTGCAG GCCCAGTTTGGCACCCTCTCCGACTATTTTGACGCTCTATACAAGAGGACAGGGGTGGAGCCGGGAGCCCGGcctccaggtttccctgtgctGAGTGGGGATTTCTTCTCCTACGCGGACCGGGAGGACCACTACTGGACAGGCTATTACACTTCACGGCCTTTCTACAAGAACCTGGACCGCGTCCTGGAAGCACACCTGCG GGGTGCAGAGATTCTGTACAGCCTGGCCGTGGCTCACGCCCGCCGCGCTGGACTGGCCAGCCAGTTCCCACTCTCAAACTTCGCCCTTCTGACGGACGCTCGGCGCACACTGGGGCTCTTCCAGCACCATGACGCAATCGCGGGCACCGCCAAGGAGGCCGTTGTGGTGGACTATGGGGTCAG GCTTCTGCGCTCCCTTGTCAGCCTGAAACAGGTCATCATGAACGCAGCTCACTACCTGGTGCTGGGGGACAAGAAGGCCTACCACTTTGACCCAGAGGTGCCCTTCCTGCAGATG GATGACACCCGCTTAAATCACGACGCCCTTCCAGAGCGCACAGTGATCCAGCTGGAATCCTCACCCAG GTATGTGGTGCTGTTCAACCCACTGGAGCAGGAGCGGCTCAGCGTGGTGTCCCTGCTGGTGAGCTCACCCCGGGTGCGCGTGCTTTCGGAGGAGGGTCAGCCCCTGGCCGTGCAGGTCAGCGCGCACTGGAGCTCTGCCACCGACATGGTCCCTGACGTCTATCAG GTGTCTGTGCCTGTCCGCCTGCCAGCGCTGGgtcttggtgtgctgcagctgcAGCAGGGCCTGGATGGGCCCCGCACGCTGCCCTCCTCTGTGCGCGTCTACCTACATGGGCGGCCGCTGTCCGTCAGCAGGAACGAGGCGTTCCCTCTCCGTGTCATTGACTCTGGCACCAGTGACTTCGCCCTCAGCAACCGCTACATGCAggtctggttctcaggccttacCGGGCTCCTCAAG AGCGTCCGAAGGGTGGATGAGGAGCAGGAACAGCGGGTGGACATGGAGTTCCTCGTCTATGGCACCCGCTTGTCCAAAGACAAGAGTGGAGCCTACCTCTTCCTGCCTGACGGCGAGGCCAAG CCCTACGTCCCCAGGGACCCACCCGTGCTGCGCGTCACAGAAGGCCCTTTCTTCTCAGAGGTGGTTGCCTGCTACGAGCATGTTCACCAGGTGGTCCGGCTGTATAACCTGCCGG GGGTGGAGGGGCTGTCCCTGGATGTGTCGTCCTTGGTGGACATCCGGGACTACGTCAACAAGGAGCTGGCCCTGCGCATTCGCACTGACATCGATAGCCAGGGCATCTTCTTCACAGACCTCAACGGCTTTCAG GTGCAGCCCCGACGGTATCTGAAGAAGCTGCCCCTGCAGGCCAACTTCTACCCCATGCCCGTCATGGCCTACCTCCAGGACGCTCAGAACCGCCTCACGCTGCACACAGCCCAGGCCCTGGGTGTCTCCAGCCTCCACAATG GCCAGCTAGAGGTGATCTTGGACCGGAGACTGATGCAGGACGACAACCGGGGCCTTGGCCAAGGGCTCAAGGACAACAAGAGAACCTGCAACCACTTCCGCCTCCTGTTGGAACGGCGAAccctgggcagggag CCTGGCTTTTTCTCCAAACTGGCAGCCATGTTTAGGGGCTTGATCTTTCACAGCAGCAGGAACAGGAACCGAGAGGTAAGGGCCAGTGATGGGGTGTCAAACTAG